The genomic stretch CATGGACGGTTTAACGGTCGCGCAAGCCGAGTATGACCGGGAACTGAAAGCTCGCCGAGATGCAGAGGCGGAAGTGACAAAACTTCGAGTCCTACTTTCTGGACAGGCCGTCCGGCTCTCAACATTGTCAGGTGACAGGCAACGGCAAGAGCTCCGCCAACAGCTCTCACAGCAGCTAAATGAAAATTTATCTGGACTAGAACATGATTTATCCCGCTTGAAAGTAGAAAGGGACGTCACTCTGGCTGAAGTGGAAGAGCTTTCCACTAAAAAGTATTTGACATATATTTAAAATCGTATATCCTTTGCTAATGTTTTCTTCTAGGTCCTCGGGCAGTGCGGCGGACGTGGGTCCTACGAATTTGGGTAGATCGTTGACGAAGAAATTGGAGGGTATACGCAATCAGTATCAACGAGAACTCGTGCCATTGACCGAGCAGAAGGAAGTTCTGACTCGGGAAATTGCGGAACTAAAGGCAGTGAGAGATGTCTTTTTGGAGGAGACAGCGGCCTTGAACGCGCGGAACGAAGAATTGGCCCAACTCAGCGCCGTATACAGTCGACGACTAGACAACGCAACCCCGGAGGCAGTTCCTGAGGCACCTTCTAAACCTGAAGCGTCGCAATCACCCAACGACAACACCCGCTCTCAAGCGCCAACATATCTTGTGCCTCCTTCCCTCAGCACATCGACCAGTGGCTCTACTACGGTGTACGACGATAGTGCCGAACCCCGAATCATAAAGGCACAGAAGTCAGAAAACGAGCTGCATACTCCTGCGAAGCCCAAGTTCAAATGGCCAGGTACCAAGGCCAAAGACTTTTCTTCTCCCTCAAGCTCCGAGACAACAAAGGGTAAAGCGCATATTGAGCATAATTTCCAACAATTGAGTATCTTGCGCTTCACTCGTTGTGATCACTGTGGAGATAAAATGTGGGGCTCTCAGCTTCGCTGCACAGGTTTGCTTCTTTGTGCATTATCTATATATCTATAATTAAAGAGTATTTCTATGCAGTTTGCTCGACTTCAATTCATGTTCGCTGTATCGCCAATGTGCATATACCATGttctcagcagcagcagcaacataATGTTGTAGAAGAACGAATCCCTCTTCGTGAGTACTATTTTATCAACCCACTGATGATGCTTAATTGTTTTTAGCGCCCTCCATGTTTGGCAGGGACTTGACTGAGCAGGTCCATGCCGACGCCAGGGGAGATGACCGACAAGTTCCTGTGATTGTTGAGAAATGTATTCAAGCAGTTGAAGCTCGAGGTTAGTCACTTGCAACTTAACACATGAACCTGCATTCAACATCCTATGATCAGCCCTGGATTATGAAGGTATTTATCGAAAATCGGGAGGCTCTGGGCAAACAAAGGCTATTACCCAGCTGTTCGAGCGTGGCGATTACGCATCATTTGATCTGTGCGACATGGACAAATTCAACGATATCTGCAGCATCACATCAGTTTTAAAGACATACTTCCGCTTGCTGCCAATCCCACTCTTGACTTTCGATCTACACGACCAGTTTACAGCCGCGATTGATATCAAAGATTCATCTAAACATGAGACTTTGGTTGACCTAGTACACAGACTACCTGATGAACATTTCTTCACACTACGCATGCTCATGCTACATCTGCACCGGTTAGTTACCTTTTGTTATCTTATTATGACACTTTATTAAGCTCTTTTATCCTTTCCAGCGTTTATGAACGCTCTGAAAGAAATCTTATGTCTGCAAGAAATCTCGGGGTCGTTTTCGGGCGTAAGTGCATCTTTTGGGGGCGTGTCATGATCTAACGAATGTTTTTGAACAGCAACATTGATGAGATCCAGAGACCCGGCAGCTGAGTTCAGTGATATGGCTGGGAAAGCCCTTTTCATTGAGTGGCTAGTAGAAAACGCTATGGAGGTTTTTGACACGACAGAGTAAACTTATTTTTTAAAAAGTAAGATTGCACCTACAGGAATTCCGGATTTCTCTATTTGTTTAAGTAGCTATCCAATTTATGTATCTGTGTTTGGATCCACTACTTTATTTCCTTTGTTCACATCTATATATTTTTTCATTGTTTTATCCATTTCTCTTACATACCCTTTTTTGTTCGCATGTACTCTTAGGCGTAGTAATACGGACCGAGGCGTCGATTATCCAGTCATGGTGTTGACCAGTTTTTTAAATAAGAAAGAACATGTCTTAATGTGTAGTTACAATTTTCTGCGTTAAAGACACGAACAACTCATTGCCAACCTGGACTGAGGAGCTCGAACTTGTCATAGTAGATCCCTAGATTTGCCCTTCTTGTGGCCTTGACTGGGCTCCTGCTTTAATGTACAGTATAGGAAGTGCCGGCGAGGCCCGTTAACTGTTGCCGATGCAGCGGCAACAGCAACCCTGCCACCCAGAGGAACAGCATCAGTCCCTGCACCACGAACGCCAAGAGAAAACATTCTATCGAATACTAGAAAACCAATTGTTTAATTTGTGAAAGTATGCATACTAGTACTATGGTTAACTTACAAGTAGCAACGAATGCTTTGGCACTGGCTTGACAGGCTGTGTGAGTTAAGGCCAAAGGTGGGTTGATGCCTTCTAACATCCGTAGATAACGAAATGCCATCGATGGTTGTGGATTTCCTACGGAGAGTAAGTTGAAAGAACAGGAAAGGGTTTGTTTAGATCGATTTACCAAAACGGTTAACAGCGTTATAGGCTTGCCGCCACTTCTCTTCCAAAAGCTTTGCACACACTGCAGAGTCTGGACAGGTTGGGCACTGGAACCAATCTGAGCTACATTTCTTcatggaaaagaaaagaaatcgTACACATTGATACTCCTTTGCAACCATCGTTATGCCCAGCTTAAGTACACGCTCTAAAAACCAGCTACGTCTGAAGAAACAAACATCAACTTCCAAGCGTTTAAATAACATACGTATGATACCCACCGCTTTTCCAATTTCAGTAGGGTTTCTTTACTGAGTATGTTCATTTCCGGATTGTTCATATCTCCTGGATTATCGAGTACAAAACGACTAGCTTCACGGTAAAGCTCCTCTTCTTGAAAAATCTCAGCGATACGCATCGCCTTTAAAGGCTTTCCCGCTGCATGTGTAAGGAGAAACGTAAGGCATTCGCTTTGTAATGAGGGGACAGAGAATTTATGAGAGATGTTCATCAGGCCAGCAACATTATTCCAAGTAATTGTGCATTCCATTCTGTCGGTTAATGGCAAGTTACATACACAAATACTTACGGAGAATGTATGGAACTCACTGTGGATAACTATATTTGAGAAAATCGTGGAATATGCTTGCCTGAAAGGACCTCTCAATGCAGCCAAGTAAACAGGAAAAAAGGCCGCAAGAAACATACCTTCTCTTCCTTAAGCACGATCTCGGCTTCTGGGCCATTCCTAGGATTACAGTGAACGATTGCCTGAGCTCCTGTAATGGATCTACTTGCAGAGTCTATTCGGGCTTGCgtggaagatgatgaagaagtaGTTCGGAGAGAACGAGACTTTCCTGAACCCTGAAGAGACCACAGACTGTCCTCTCGCTGCCTGGCCTTTTCAGATTCGGAGATATCTTGGTCTCGTTGTTCCGAGTCATTCTTGGACGAATCGAATTCAGGTATAACATCCATTTCATCGAATTCTGATGACGTATCCGCTGCTGAACTAGTATCATTGTCTGGGTCTGTGGAAATCCCAACAGAAGTACGGCGAGGTATGCTTCCTCCCTTCCGGAGGCGCGACTGAGAAATAGTGGCAATAGAAGACATAGACGTAGGACGCCCTGTTTCCGCCCAATTTCCACTCAAAGCGGCTTCAAAAAAAGGAGAGGCAAAATAAAGGATCTCCTTGTGTGCCCTGTAGAATCATATCAATGACTaaggatgttgaagaaacGCATACAGGCGAACCAGAACGTTGTACTCTCAACAACAATTTTCACAGTTCCCGGGAATCTACAGTTCTTGGTGAATGTTTCATGGATCTCAATGGGAACGGCcccctcgtcctcgtctgcACTGAGCTCGGACTCAATCTCATCAGTTTCGTATTCCTCATATAGCCACGGCGGAGAACCTGAAGATCTGAAAACTCCAGAAGCGGCAGCATGTGTCTCAGTTGGTGAGCTCAGAGAGGCAGAAGGATTATTGAGTCCGCGAGAGTTGCGGGCAATCAGAATGTGAGATGGATTTGTGGTCATGGTGGTAAGCATGTAAGATGTACTAATAACACAGCCACAATGATTCAAGTATCCTAtacttttatctttttttatctttaGCTCGCCCAACATTTTTACTCGTCTCGTCGACGTCCTTGCGTTTCCCCAATGAATGACGAGTGTCCATGTCGCTTTCgacttcctcctcctcctcatcagaTTCGGGTTCAGAGTCTGAACCCTCTTCAGCCTCGGATTCCTCTAATTCTGATTTGTCTTCATTGTCCTTCTGCGATTTTGTATTGCCATTCTGGTTTGTATGGCGCGGGGAGAATGGGTCTGGTTGTATTGAACCAAGAAGAGAAAGCATTTCATTAGCCACGGTGAGTCTGTGGATGTCATGAGAATAATCTGGCCAAAGAAATAGACCAAAGCAAACAAACCCAATAACTGTGAATTGCAAGACGCCATCTTGACCTCCCAATGGCTCTCCAGTCATCCGTTTTACCCATTTCCCTCCGCTACTATGGTCAATTTCTTGACCATCTTCAGCCGTAGTGGCTTCGTGTCCTTGGCTGTCTGTTTTTCCGTATTCCGGATCGTTTTCAGCCGGGCCATACTCAAATTCCCATTCTTCAATCGGAATATGATGCCGGGGTATTGAAACATTGAAAGTTCGATGTACAAGGAGGGATATGtggtctggagagcacaGATTGACCTTTGCAACTTTATAAAGATATTGTCACTGAATGCTCGTAGGAATGAATATGAGAACCTACAAAGACTCTGACCAACGCGAGGACTCCATACAGTTGCGTCGAAAGATACTGTGCAAACCAAAAAGGGACAGTCGACCTGAATAGCAGCGACTTTGTCCAAGAATTTTAGATTTGAATGAGCAAGAACGACGCCTTTTAATGAGGGTATGTATCTAGAAAGTGTCAAGCACTATTTTTTTTAGATTTTGTGAACCATAGCACACCTCATAATCATGGAATCAAGGAGTTCGTTTGCCCCTGCCGCTGGGTTTGCGGCAAAAACGGGTGGAATAGAAAGGACAAGAGAAGCCTGGACAAGTTTAAATTCTCCATCGGAGACGTGAGAGTCTTTGAGCTTTTTGTTTGGAGGATTGACTGAAGACTCTACTTTGCGTTTTGAAGGGGACATTGTTATGGTCAGAATCAAATCAAGCAAAAGAATTTTGTAATCACGTGGACGTGATGTATTTTCATTTCGACTGAGCAGCGAACAATTTCACTCTACACACCACCCATGGTATGTACCTCGTCATATTCCGGGAAATCCTCTGATATTCTATCCAGGCATCTCCCAAAGCCATTATCCAGATATTTATTACTGGAACTAGGATCTTGGGCAAAGCTTTCTGGGAGGCAGGCAGACAGGCAGCCAAAAGTAAATTTCGTTCCGATATATTCCAGCCTCTGTGGTCTCGTATTCACCATCTTTCTCCCAAGATGCCAGGTCATCTCCTGCCGCAGCTATGGGCAACGACTCTGCGGGTGTAGGGCACGCAACGTCCGGTTCACCCACCGACCAGCTGACACGCCAGCATCGTATGACGCTCGACGAGGCCCAGCTAATCCTCAACGTAAAGCGCGGGGATGATATGAAGCAGATTCTTAAGGTGAGTGTTGCTTTTTTATCCTATCTATATATTCTCCTAATTCGACCCTCCAGAATTATGAACATCTTTTCAAAGCCAACTCACCACCCCCGCCACCAGAAAAACCAGTTCCGGGTAAAAAGGCAGTTGCACCAACACATTCTCACTACCTACAATCAAAAGTGTTCCGTGCTCGGGAAAGAATAGAAGCCGAGATGAAAATTGCAGAAGCTCCAAAAGAAACGCCGGCGACTGGCCCTAACCCTCATACTAACCATCCCCCAGACCCTCCGCATGCAGGCCAGGCTTGACGCCTTTGCCATAACGATAATTCCTAATGTACAGCTCTATTAATTGACACCCCTATTCATAGAAACGACTTCATGTTGCTTTCAATCTTATACACGCGTGTCAAGGATTTTTTCTGTAAGTATTCAGACCTTTCTAACCACCAGAGCCCTTTGTCTTCCGTTTGCTCCACCCAAGGAAACTATTGCTTGCTCTGGCGACCATGTTCTTTATTCGTTCCCGTTTTACGCCTGATTTCGATTTTGTACTTTGCTCTGGGGTGAAGTCAATAAACGACTTCGTATCTTGTGCAAACACCAAGTTATGAGAGGTTGTATTTTTGTGTTCCGATCGGAGCGACAATGTACTATCCAATCTCTCCGGAATGACATCGTTGCAAGCGACATGTAATTGCTGACCTAGATTGTGAGAAGCGCCAGCGCTAGATACTGGAGTCGACATATGATGGCGCCACACCCTTTCTCTGTGGAAATCTTCGAAACGACCGCTATCTTGAGCGTAGTATTGGGTCGGATCAAGGTGATCTCCTGGAACACTTGCTGAGGGCCAGATATCATGTGTTCCTTCAACATGACTATTCCGACTGAAAGCTTTGTCTCCTTCCAATGCCCGTAAAATGGATCGAAAAGAACGAGCCTTGGGTAAAGTTTTTTGCCCGATGCGAACTGAAGTATTAACGTTTTCGCCTCCGCCGATGTCTTTCTGGTTATCGGATCTCATACTCGCAACTTTGCGGATAATTCGCGGGAGGGCACCCAGTGTCAAAGGCCGTGTTTCCTGTCTACCTAAGGCTGTTGTACTATGTTCATTCGTCTTCAACTCTGCCGCAGATAGGAAATCTTTGGAGAAACGAATGGGGCGCGATGCCGTCCTGTCTGATAATGTCCCTGATTCGCTAGAGAGGTTTCCAGAGGAAACGTCTGCGCGCGACTCGCAAGGGTTGAACTCTTGAAAAGTAAACGGTCGTATGTATTCCAAATCCTCAGGTTCCAGTTTTCGGGCGCAATTGATACTTGAACTTGTTGCCCTCCTTCTTGACAAGGCACTAGCAGAATCTACTGTGTCAATTTGTAAACTGTCGGACGTTGAAGGCGACTCGCGGTGAGGGTCATTCCCCTTAGGGCGCATCCCTAAATCCGCAGCCTCTGGCACCCTTGACCTCCAGTGTTGAACATCTGAGAAATCCTTGTCAAGTCCCCGCTCTGGTAAAAACCAGGGAGAACTTCGCATACGGCGTATTACAGGGCTTCCGATTGGAGGAGGTTCAGGGAAATCAGCAGAAGAGATATCATACAGAGATGGATCA from Psilocybe cubensis strain MGC-MH-2018 chromosome 2, whole genome shotgun sequence encodes the following:
- a CDS encoding Mitochondrial import inner membrane translocase subunit tim16, which produces MASPKAIIQIFITGTRILGKAFWEAGRQAAKNARSSPAAAMGNDSAGVGHATSGSPTDQLTRQHRMTLDEAQLILNVKRGDDMKQILKNYEHLFKANSPPPPPEKPVPGKKAVAPTHSHYLQSKVFRARERIEAEMKIAEAPKETPATGPNPHTNHPPDPPHAGQA
- a CDS encoding 40S ribosomal protein S2, with the translated sequence MADAARGRGGFGRGRGERGRGRRGPRRGGRKDEEKEWVPVTKLGRLVKDGKIKSMEEIYLFSLPVKEYQIIDFFLPKLKDEVMKIMPVQKQTRAGQRTRFKAFVAIGDSEGHVGLGVKCAKEVATAIRGAIILAKLSVIPVRRGYWGAALGEPHTVPSKVSGKVGSVMCRLIPAPRGTGIVAAPASKRLLQLAGVEDVYTQSKGSTATMGNFLKATFAAITKTYAFLTPDLWREIPLSKFPYDEHSAHLQLAGKKYRSQPELVFDKFDRASSLSLAQYNGSGRSFASRHSIALYPSVSTSSDFRVSRPIPAPLSNRRFSDIHGEASQCASSEQRQVGAAPYDRLPLGKRTRASHHSSRRYGTHFGDLCKEPSFQDIYSTAALSESDSEPDPSLYDISSADFPEPPPIGSPVIRRMRSSPWFLPERGLDKDFSDVQHWRSRVPEAADLGMRPKGNDPHRESPSTSDSLQIDTVDSASALSRRRATSSSINCARKLEPEDLEYIRPFTFQEFNPCESRADVSSGNLSSESGTLSDRTASRPIRFSKDFLSAAELKTNEHSTTALGRQETRPLTLGALPRIIRKVASMRSDNQKDIGGGENVNTSVRIGQKTLPKARSFRSILRALEGDKAFSRNSHVEGTHDIWPSASVPGDHLDPTQYYAQDSGRFEDFHRERVWRHHMSTPVSSAGASHNLGQQLHVACNDVIPERLDSTLSLRSEHKNTTSHNLVFAQDTKSFIDFTPEQSTKSKSGVKRERIKNMVARASNSFLGWSKRKTKGSGG